In the genome of Pieris rapae chromosome 6, ilPieRapa1.1, whole genome shotgun sequence, one region contains:
- the LOC110991670 gene encoding uncharacterized protein LOC110991670, which translates to MKFAIAIFALYTAVVAASPARSKRHYEPGLLQSTSLQSSSLQQTQYESTSLEQKTYQPQHQQYNVQPTPTWQAPPVIPLNQNKVYSRPQYAVQEPIYTEQLPAVQNIQYTQQYRPIQLYNSEQQYSPIQQYTSSNQYSSPQQYTPTRQYSSVQQYTPTHQYTPVQQHTPIRQYTHVQQYAPTQQYTPVQQPIQLYRPVQEYRQVQPIQSYVPHNYGSYQRVEPWC; encoded by the exons ATGAAATTTGCG ATTGCTATCTTTGCGCTGTACACGGCGGTGGTGGCGGCGTCGCCCGCGCGCTCCAAACGCCACTACGAACCAGGTCTACTGCAGTCTACCTCTCTTCAGAGCAGCTCGCTGCAGCAGACGCAGTATGAATCCACGTCACTAGAACAAAAGACCTACCAGCCACAGCATCAACAATACAATGTACAGCCTACTCCCAcg tgGCAAGCGCCTCCTGTGATACCCCTGAACCAGAATAAAGTATACTCGAGACCCCAATACGCGGTTCAAGAGCCAATTTACACCGAGCAGTTGCCTGCAGTACAAAACATTCAATATACACAACAATACAGACCTATCCAGCTATACAATTCAGAGCAACAGTACAGTCCCATTCAACAATACACTTCCAGTAATCAGTACAGTTCGCCACAACAGTACACCCCCACTCGGCAGTACTCCTCTGTTCAACAATACACTCCCACACACCAGTACACCCCTGTCCAACAGCACACTCCCATACGGCAGTACACACATGTTCAACAATACGCTCCCACACAGCAGTACACACCTGTCCAACAGCCCATTCAGCTGTACAGGCCCGTCCAAGAATACAGACAGGTGCAGCCCATCCAGAGTTATGTTCCTCACAATTATGGAAGCTACCAACGTGTGGAGCCCTGGTGCTAA
- the LOC110991634 gene encoding nucleolar protein dao-5-like → MPRMPLLLLVIAAARAANVFLIADTANQTRAISEALNETILHATYTDLGASNDTLTDGDHEPVVRKKRTFSDIVFRGLADVLGYNVARKPPQAFQFPPPLAPIPGIDSPAQAGPAPAPTAPPAPPCASPRAAAPPPCRARPPPAQPKAPPPCAKPRAAVPRPKPTKPPALPPPCGTPKANPTTPAPCSPAPQPKADSNLETINTNFRLNFNFNRAQATPSPVGEEVGVADEDVLSEQTPANPIVIQPRAAKLPPPAPRNPRVYVDAFVLRDGVAQRVHTVDAQNINRAQAADDDYLFYVDDEPTTQQGRQDSYDDYEDVQDSSDRSSALRDVGKAVDQFWMQKPKSNQKLSANDYRRVHFGDRDVGNRPINDSDDYLPKPKRNRSKPKRITTPTDNDLEEESEVTTTTQNPRRKLKPRVLPPTEHNPNQIDTITVRVPPIYKEKRPKKLHREIPEKPDRDDNDFEESPREYEEDAESEQSIQIDQTEAPKRKRRRKKSRRVRSTYNKEYSAGDYDYYGKQIPISEEEEHFKTLTVPPPTRDADVARLEDAEDEGHFLDDHERLREDSERINEKKPSGKDEDESERSDDSERSDDNERSDDESERAGETERADESEKTDKLSPNARVRETGYNNMYVRAHNVRVDRPRPHKARRSTTL, encoded by the coding sequence ATGCCGCGGATGCCGCTACTTTTGCTGGTGATCGCCGCCGCGCGGGCCGCCAATGTTTTCCTCATCGCAGATACTGCGAACCAAACGCGAGCTATATCGGAGGCTCTCAACGAGACGATCTTACACGCGACCTACACAGACCTCGGTGCATCTAACGACACGTTAACTGATGGGGATCATGAGCCGGTCGTACGGAAAAAACGAACATTCAGCGACATCGTGTTCCGCGGTCTAGCAGATGTACTTGGCTATAACGTAGCCCGTAAGCCACCCCAAGCTTTTCAGTTTCCGCCACCTCTTGCGCCTATCCCAGGAATAGACTCACCTGCACAAGCAGGGCCTGCACCAGCACCGACGGCGCCTCCAGCGCCACCATGTGCATCTCCTCGGGCTGCGGCACCTCCACCCTGTCGAGCGCGACCACCACCGGCTCAACCAAAAGCACCGCCACCCTGTGCAAAGCCTCGAGCCGCAGTACCACGTCCCAAGCCTACTAAACCACCAGCACTCCCACCCCCTTGTGGAACACCTAAAGCTAACCCCACTACACCAGCCCCATGTTCTCCTGCCCCACAACCAAAAGCTGACTCCAATCTAGAAACGATCAATACAAACTTTCGCCTCAACTTTAACTTTAACCGAGCACAAGCGACGCCCTCTCCCGTCGGCGAAGAAGTAGGTGTTGCAGACGAAGATGTATTGTCAGAGCAGACTCCCGCCAATCCCATTGTCATCCAACCCCGTGCAGCTAAACTGCCTCCACCCGCCCCCAGAAATCCACGGGTTTACGTAGATGCTTTTGTACTTCGAGATGGCGTTGCCCAAAGAGTACACACTGTAGATGCGCAAAACATTAACAGAGCACAAGCTGCAGATGATGACTATCTTTTTTATGTGGATGACGAGCCTACTACTCAGCAGGGTCGTCAAGACTCATACGACGACTACGAAGATGTTCAGGATTCTAGCGATCGTTCAAGTGCTCTACGTGATGTTGGAAAGGCAGTAGACCAGTTTTGGATGCAAAAACCAAAATCAAATCAGAAATTATCCGCGAATGACTACAGAAGAGTTCATTTTGGCGACCGCGACGTAGGTAACCGACCTATAAATGATAGTGACGATTATTTACCAAAACCAAAACGAAATAGATCAAAACCGAAACGCATTACTACACCTACAGATAATGACTTAGAAGAAGAGAGTGAAGTGACCACAACGACTCAAAATCCACGACGAAAACTGAAGCCACGAGTGTTGCCGCCTACAGAACATAACCCCAACCAGATTGATACGATAACAGTACGGGTTCCACCGatctataaagaaaaacgTCCTAAAAAACTACATAGAGAAATACCCGAGAAACCGGATCGTGATGACAACGATTTTGAAGAATCTCCTCGAGAATATGAGGAAGATGCTGAGAGTGAACAGAGCATTCAGATAGATCAAACTGAGGCGCCAAAACGCAAACGACGACGAAAGAAATCCAGGCGAGTGAGATCGACTTACAATAAAGAGTACAGTGCGGGAGACTACGACTATTATGGCAAACAAATTCCTATTTCGGAAGAGGAGGAACACTTTAAAACGTTGACAGTGCCCCCTCCTACCAGAGATGCGGATGTAGCACGCTTAGAGGACGCTGAAGACGAAGGTCATTTTCTTGATGACCATGAGCGGCTTCGTGAGGATTCTGAACGCattaatgaaaagaaaccaaGCGGAAAAGATGAGGATGAAAGTGAGAGATCTGATGATTCCGAGAGATCTGATGACAACGAACGGTCTGATGATGAATCGGAACGGGCAGGGGAAACTGAGCGTGCCGATGAAAGTGAAAAGACGGACAAGTTGAGCCCTAATGCGCGAGTCCGAGAGACAGGGTACAACAACATGTACGTAAGGGCCCACAACGTTCGAGTAGACCGACCGCGACCTCACAAAGCGCGCCGAAGCACCACTCTGTAA
- the LOC110991683 gene encoding neuropeptide-like protein 28: MKAIVIVLLLAAVAVFGAEEKKEKRGLLGLGYGGHGLGLYGGHGLGLYGGHGLGLYGGHAIAASPIVSHSVAIPAPIISHGIAAPVLDHGFYGHGLGAPLLGLGHGWH, from the exons ATGAAGGCTATC GTGATCGTTCTCTTGTTAGCCGCCGTAGCGGTCTTCGGCGCTGAGGAGAAGAAAGAGAAGCGTGGACTGCTAGGGCTGGGTTATGGCGGACATGGTCTGGGACTTTACGGAGGTCACGGTTTAGGTCTCTACGGAGGCCATGGATTAGGCCTGTATGGAGGACACGCCATCGCCGCTTCGCCCATCGTCAGCCATAGCGTCGCCATTCCCGCACCCATAATCAGTCATGGAATAGCTGCTCCAGTGTTGGACCATGGATTCTACGGCCATGGATTGGGCGCTCCCTTACTGGGATTAGGTCACGGGTGGCATTAG
- the LOC110991690 gene encoding proline-rich extensin-like protein EPR1 has translation MKLFTIAVVLCIASNVVADVAHVKAAKAKLINHLAGNGKYHKRGILSHVPPFKLGHDIPLVTHSVVKPLVVNYPPTATIASVKVPLTNPLIPRYPVGVGHKVTGLPHPHYALRFPHTKYYVKPDHHFHHHHHHVEPKPVVPVVPAPVAPVSPVVHTAPVAHPLPTAVLPAPPAPIAPPPLVFPQTLKPLLSAASIPLTVSALPRPVFPLQQQYVIRPGAAVQSSYFATYPRYPLINSYQAPLFPAPAISAIPEIPAIPTAPSVHQVVQSQSPHFHVVPQAYPQESPAEQQNPNVVYEQTPTLIYNSHDVPHPAVHVHPTQETLLHPTFNIQPTQSISHSPVPLQPTQPSVPVEHDGWSPVLSNPETSHHDVVAQAHQFVQEQGTQVYEQHDFQNQIHQHIQQQIEQAQYEQSLHNQHHLQQEYGLPQIHDYAQPNANQGQDFIQQAHDFSHHGHDLHQQGHDLTQHGYDFSQQGYDFSQAGHDFAQQGHDFQQGEEIGQHPRPEYGVPQPEGRSGDDDTQQYHNHIPLSLQPPIDRPLDHFQ, from the exons ATGAAACTATTCACT ATCGCAGTCGTGCTGTGTATTGCCAGCAACGTCGTCGCAGATGTCGCACACGTTAAGGCTGCCAAAGCAAAGCTGATCAATCATCTGGCGGGCAACGGAAAATATCACAAAAGAGGCATACTTTCACACGTGCCTCCCTTCAAGTTGGGGCATGATATACCCCTCGTTACTCACTCCGTAGTCAAGCCACTAGTTGTGAATTACCCACCCACAGCAACCATTGCGTCAGTTAAAGTGCCCTTAACAAATCCCCTGATTCCTCGGTATCCGGTAGGTGTAGGACACAAGGTGACGGGGCTACCACATCCACATTATGCACTACGGTTTCCTCACACCAAATATTACGTGAAACCCGATCATCATTTTCACCATCACCACCATCATGTAGAACCTAAGCCTGTGGTACCCGTGGTGCCAGCCCCAGTAGCTCCGGTGAGCCCTGTCGTGCACACGGCCCCTGTTGCACATCCTCTCCCCACTGCTGTCCTGCCAGCTCCACCTGCGCCAATTGCTCCACCACCGCTGGTGTTTCCTCAAACACTTAAACCTCTTCTTTCTGCAGCTTCAATACCTCTAACTGTGTCCGCGCTTCCTCGTCCAGTATTTCCCCTACAACAGCAGTACGTTATCCGTCCAGGTGCTGCAGTTCAATCGTCATACTTTGCCACTTATCCCCGATATCCGTTAATTAACAGTTACCAAGCTCCATTATTTCCGGCGCCTGCGATTTCTGCAATTCCTGAAATCCCAGCTATACCTACTGCACCTTCAGTTCATCAAGTAGTTCAATCACAAAGTCCGCATTTTCACGTTGTACCTCAAGCTTATCCCCAAGAAAGCCCTGCAGAACAACAAAATCCTAACGTCGTGTACGAACAGACGCCTACTCTGATTTATAATAGTCATGACGTCCCACATCCCGCCGTTCACGTTCACCCAACCCAAGAAACATTGCTACATccaacatttaacattcaaccTACCCAATCTATCTCTCATTCCCCTGTACCTTTGCAACCAACCCAGCCTTCAGTACCGGTTGAACATGATGGTTGGTCTCCAGTTCTATCCAACCCTGAAACTTCACATCACGATGTGGTAGCGCAAGCTCATCAATTTGTACAGGAACAAGGGACACAAGTGTACGAGCAGCATGATTTCCAGAATCAGATTCACCAGCACATCCAACAACAGATTGAACAAGCCCAATACGAGCAAAGTTTGCACAACCAACATCACCTACAGCAGGAATATGGACTGCCTCAGATCCATGACTACGCCCAACCAAACGCAAACCAAGGACAAGATTTCATACAGCAGGCCCACGATTTTTCCCATCATGGTCATGACTTACATCAGCAAGGTCATGATTTGACCCAGCATGGATATGATTTTTCTCAGCAAGGTTACGATTTTTCCCAGGCAGGTCATGATTTCGCACAACAAGGACATGACTTTCAACAAGGCGAAGAGATCGGACAGCATCCCAGACCTGAGTACGGTGTGCCTCAGCCGGAAGGGCGCAGCGGAGACGATGACACTCAGCAGTACCACAACCATATACCTCTGTCTCTTCAACCACCTATCGACAGGCCGTTAGATCACTTTCAGTAA
- the LOC110991672 gene encoding uncharacterized protein LOC110991672, with protein sequence MPGYIWLEGPVINHCERTTGTLDTMNSFICILVVASSALCYAGNVREKRGFLHGHSHDSEGYSYPAPSTSYTAPIPNYSADSETYAAPALGFSVPISHASNYAPIHSSSYVSSAGYGSLSNFGSSLPVVSYDKPAVNYGAPLVSYPAPSSSYSPAINYASPPINFASPSISYAQSYAPVHSAPATRVVTVNKVVNVKKVVTVPQVINVEKIISVPKVIQIKKVVPVSSGCSKCKASLGSGYAASYNSGGW encoded by the exons ATGCCTGGCTATATATGGCTCGAGGGCCCCGTGATAAACCATTGCGAGCGGACCACAGGCACTCTTGACACCATGAACTCTTTT atTTGCATTTTGGTCGTGGCCAGTTCGGCTCTGTGCTATGCAGGAAACGTGCGCGAGAAGCGCGGATTCTTACACGGACATTCACACGACTCCGAAGGCTATAGTTATCCCGCGCCATCTACTAGTTACACAGCCCCCATTCCAAACTATTCAGCCGATTCCGAAACCTACGCTGCACCAGCTTTAGGTTTTTCCGTGCCTATTAGTCACGCTTCTAATTACGCACCCATCCATTCAAGTAGCTACGTGTCTTCAGCTGGCTACGGCTCCCTTTCTAATTTTGGCTCTTCTTTGCCTGTTGTCAGCTATGACAAACCAGCTGTCAATTATGGGGCTCCGTTGGTTAGCTACCCGGCGCCATCATCTAGCTATTCTCCCGCCATCAATTACGCGTCACCACCTATTAACTTCGCTTCTCCCTCGATTAGTTATGCGCAGAGCTACGCTCCTGTGCATTCGGCACCCGCTACTCGCGTGGTGACCGTCAACAAGGTGGTAAACGTGAAAAAGGTTGTGACCGTCCCTCAAGTAATCAACGTGGAGAAAATAATTAGCGTACCAAAAGTGATCCAAATAAAGAAAGTGGTACCTGTTTCTTCTGGCTGCTCCAAGTGCAAGGCCTCACTCGGCTCCGGATATGCGGCCAGCTACAACAGTGGAGGGTGGTAa